The sequence below is a genomic window from Synechococcus sp. PCC 7335.
TTCGACTTCGGCCTCGACCCTTTCTTACCCCCGCTGAAGATCCCATCTTCCTCAGTCAGCTGGTCAAACTTGGGTTTTCTCAAAAGCGTAAGATGCTACGTAACAACTTACAGAGCATTGTTGATCGCGATACGTTAAGTGCGCTTCTAGAAAGCCTTTCTCTCAATCCTCAAACTAGAGCAGAAGGTCTAGGCGTTGGTGAGTGGGTCGCCTTGAGCAATGCTGTTGGAAAATTAAAGTCAGAAGTATAGACCCGCCCTCGATGCTCACTTTCCTCGCTAACGCCAAAATCAACCTCCACCTTGAAATCATTGGCAGTCGACCTGACGGCTTTCATGAGCTAGTTATGGTCATGCAAAGCGTTGCTTTAGCGGATCGCATTACCCTTCGCCCTCTAAACACACCAACTATTCAGATTCAATGTGATCACCCGCAGGTTCCTACTGACTCAGCGAATCTGGCTTATCAGGCGGTAGCACTCCTTCAAGAGCGACTGCCTCATCGAACCAATCAAAAGGGTGGGGTAGAAATCACAATTGAGAAGAAGATTCCGGTAGGGGCTGGACTAGCGGGCGGATCGTCGAATGCGGCTGCGGTACTGTTTGGTCTAGATATCTTATGGGATCTAGGGTTGACGCGGGTGGAGCTTCAGGAACTCGGCTCGGAACTCGGCTCGGATGTGCCATTTTGCTTGGCAGGGGGATGCGCGATCGCGACCGGCAGAGGTGAGGAAGTCAATCTACTTTATAAAAACAACAGCCTTCACGCTGTCTTGGCTAAGTACAATAGCCTTTCAGTTTCTACCCCATGGGCCTATCAGACCTATCGAGAGCAGTTCGGCCACACCTACATCCCCGTCGACAGATTCACTAGCTTAGAGAAACGCCGAGCGCGAGTGCATTCTGGCAGTATGGTCCAGGCGATCGGCAAAAAGCAGTCGCAGGCGATTGGTTCAAATCTTTATAACGATCTAGAGAAAATCGTGTTGCCAGCTCATCCTAAGGTCGCTCTGCTCAAGTCAACCATGACTGCTTTGGCAGCGCAGTTCAATGCTCTCGGTACCCTAATGTCTGGTTCTGGACCTACCTTATTCACGCTATCTGAAACGCCAGAGCAAGCCCAGTCTATGGCGAAGGCACTCCGTCAATCCGTTAGCGACTCAGATCTTATGGTCTATACCGCTCCATTTACCGCCCATGGCATTGAGACCCTCTCTTAGCAGTGAGACTTTGTTTTAATAGCCTGATGACGATCGATCTATAGCTTTCGCCACTT
It includes:
- the ispE gene encoding 4-(cytidine 5'-diphospho)-2-C-methyl-D-erythritol kinase — encoded protein: MLTFLANAKINLHLEIIGSRPDGFHELVMVMQSVALADRITLRPLNTPTIQIQCDHPQVPTDSANLAYQAVALLQERLPHRTNQKGGVEITIEKKIPVGAGLAGGSSNAAAVLFGLDILWDLGLTRVELQELGSELGSDVPFCLAGGCAIATGRGEEVNLLYKNNSLHAVLAKYNSLSVSTPWAYQTYREQFGHTYIPVDRFTSLEKRRARVHSGSMVQAIGKKQSQAIGSNLYNDLEKIVLPAHPKVALLKSTMTALAAQFNALGTLMSGSGPTLFTLSETPEQAQSMAKALRQSVSDSDLMVYTAPFTAHGIETLS